One segment of Pseudomonas asgharzadehiana DNA contains the following:
- a CDS encoding MFS transporter: MNLDVQRSLFVLYLLQLGITQGEIGILQSFLFFSCVALEIPSGLLADRYGRKYSLIIGFSGLFLSGIGFLLFSSFIPFAIIFCLFGASIAMGSGSDRALLYDNLLAENRTAEYPKILSRARAIGAVSLGLSMFVGGVLQDTLSWNSVYIVFAVSKLIGAFVVTFITEAKPPPTSLTPNEKINIRNEETEGVFTSLTRFFRSKKGAFLIPLFIGFALFELSTIPLFIYGQPFFSMQGLEIPTIAGIYAAVEAVSALMFMAAGFICSRLSLGIIAFTTTGIVTLLLFILSFNIGIVTSIAAFLLIMSLPALYETSYETYIHDNVESRIRASCLSVANLVNSIIIGISYSVFGGLVDVYGFSLTLIIVAAFCLVGLLGVSATLLLGGQKNRLNQQNA, translated from the coding sequence ATGAACCTGGACGTTCAGAGAAGCCTGTTTGTACTTTACTTGCTGCAGCTGGGTATCACACAGGGCGAGATAGGCATTCTGCAATCCTTTTTATTCTTCTCTTGCGTAGCCTTGGAAATCCCATCCGGTTTACTCGCAGATCGCTATGGGCGTAAATACTCTCTTATCATTGGTTTTTCAGGGTTGTTTTTAAGTGGCATTGGCTTTTTACTGTTTTCTTCTTTTATTCCTTTCGCCATTATATTTTGTCTATTTGGCGCAAGTATTGCCATGGGCTCCGGCTCCGATAGGGCGTTACTGTATGACAACTTACTCGCTGAGAACCGCACAGCGGAATATCCTAAAATACTGTCACGCGCCCGTGCTATTGGCGCTGTATCATTAGGCTTGTCCATGTTTGTGGGCGGCGTACTACAGGACACCTTGTCCTGGAACAGTGTTTACATCGTTTTTGCGGTATCAAAACTGATCGGTGCTTTTGTTGTTACATTCATTACTGAAGCCAAGCCCCCGCCCACCTCACTGACGCCCAATGAAAAAATCAATATACGCAATGAGGAAACCGAGGGGGTTTTTACTTCACTAACTAGGTTTTTCCGCTCGAAAAAAGGTGCCTTTCTTATACCCTTGTTTATTGGATTCGCGTTATTCGAGCTATCAACGATCCCCTTGTTTATTTATGGTCAGCCATTTTTTTCAATGCAGGGATTGGAGATACCTACCATTGCCGGCATTTATGCTGCCGTTGAAGCCGTCTCGGCATTGATGTTCATGGCTGCGGGTTTTATTTGCAGCCGACTTTCTCTGGGCATCATTGCCTTCACTACAACCGGCATCGTCACGCTTCTGCTTTTCATTTTGTCATTCAACATCGGCATCGTTACTTCAATTGCTGCCTTCCTACTTATTATGTCGCTGCCTGCTCTATATGAGACTTCCTATGAAACCTATATTCATGACAATGTTGAGTCACGTATTCGAGCCTCTTGCCTGTCTGTTGCGAATCTAGTCAACTCGATCATCATCGGCATCTCCTACAGCGTGTTTGGAGGACTAGTAGATGTCTACGGCTTCTCGCTGACGTTGATCATAGTTGCGGCCTTCTGCCTGGTTGGTTTGTTGGGTGTAAGCGCCACGTTGCTGTTAGGTGGACAAAAAAACCGTTTAAACCAACAAAACGCTTGA